GCGTCCCGGCACTCGTCGACGGTGGCCAAACTGCCGCTCCTCTCCGCGCCACGTGATCTCCCGGCACGGTACCGCACAAGGCCCTTATCGGCGCCCGGTAGCGTGGAGCCCGAGCCGGCGGATTTCCGGCGGATCCATCGTGAGTGGCCCTAACTCCGTGGGAGAGGATCGAACGATGCAGGACGCGTGGCGGGCATACCTGGAGCTGGCTCTTGGCGCGACGGAGACGTCGCGGAAGAAGGCCGAGAAGGTCGCCCGCAAGCTCGTCGGCAAGAGCGGCGCTACGGCGGCACAGCTCACGGCGATGGCCGAGGAGATGGTCACCACCAGCGCGGCCAACCGTGCGGCGCTGACCAAGCTGGTCCGGTTCGAGGTCGACAAGGCACTCGGGCGGGTCGGTCTGGCCACCGCCGACGAGGTGGCCGAGCTCAACACCCGACTCCGTGACCTCGAGGTCGAGCTGCGGGCCGAGCGGGCCCGCGCCGACGCGGCCGAGAAGGCCGACCAGGCCGCGAAGACCGACCAGGCCGCGAAGACCGGCCAGGCCGCGAAGGCCACGCCCGCGCCGGCGGCCGAGCCGGTGGTGGCCAAGCGCGCGCCGGCGAAGAAGACCGCACCGGTGAGCGCGGCAGCCACGCCGGCCAAGCAGGCGCCACCGGCGAAGAAGGCCGTCGCCAAGAAGACCGCGGTGAAGAAGACGACCCCACCGTCGGCGGCCGCGATCGCCGAAGACCTGGGCTCCGCTGAGCCGATCGCCACCCCGGCGAAGAAGACCGCGGCCGCGCCGCGCAAGGTCGCGAAGAAGACACCGCCGAAGAAGGCAGGCGGAACGGCATGACGATGTACGGCAGCGCCGCGAACCAACCCGGTTCCGGCGCACCGAGCCCGGCGATGTTCGCCCGGCCGGCGCCGGTCGAGCCCGCGCCGGTCGAGCTGGCGCCGGTCGAACCCGAGGCGGCCGGCGACGGCCTGTCCGGGCACCCGGCGGTCGACGCGGCGATCCGCTCGATGACCAACGCGGCCGACCTGTCGCCGGCCGACCAGATCGCCGAATACGAGGCCGCCTACCGCACCCTGCGGGAGACCCTCGCCACCATCGACCAGGCCTGAGCGCTCACTGGCCATGGCTCGTCGAAACCGTCTCGACACAGAGTTGGTCCGCCGCGGGCTCGCCCGGTCCCGTGAGCAGGCGGGCGAGCTTGTCGACGCCGGCCGGGTGAAGGTGCACGGCGTGGTGGCCCGCAAGGCCGCCGCCATGGTGGACCCCGCCGACCCGGTGCTGGTCACCGGCGACGACCCGACCTACGTCTCGCGTGGCGCGCACAAGCTGCTCGGCGCGCTGGCCGGCTTCGGCCCGCGCGGGCTCACCGTCACCGGCCGGCGCTGCCTCGACGCGGGCGCCTCCACCGGCGGCTTCACCGAGGTGCTGCTCGGCGCCGGCGCGGCCGAGGTGGTCGCGGTCGACGTCGGCTACGGCCAGCTCGCCTGGTCGCTGCGCACCGATCCGCGGGTACGCGTCTTCGAGCGCACCAACGTCCGTACCCTCGAACCGGATCTGATCGGTGGTTCTGTGTCGTTGACCGTCGCGGACCTCTCGTTCATCTCGCTGCGGCTGGTGTTGCCGGCGCTGACGGGCTGCACCGAAGTCACCGGCGACCTGGCCCTGATGGTCAAGCCGCAGTTCGAGGTCGGCAAGGAGCGGGTTGGCACCGGCGGCGTGGTCCGCGAGCCCGAACTGCGCGCCGAGGCGGTGCTCGACGTCGCCG
This genomic interval from Asanoa ferruginea contains the following:
- a CDS encoding TlyA family RNA methyltransferase, giving the protein MARRNRLDTELVRRGLARSREQAGELVDAGRVKVHGVVARKAAAMVDPADPVLVTGDDPTYVSRGAHKLLGALAGFGPRGLTVTGRRCLDAGASTGGFTEVLLGAGAAEVVAVDVGYGQLAWSLRTDPRVRVFERTNVRTLEPDLIGGSVSLTVADLSFISLRLVLPALTGCTEVTGDLALMVKPQFEVGKERVGTGGVVREPELRAEAVLDVAAAGAQLGLGVAGVVASPLPGPSGNVEFFIWFRRDAPPVDPDEVRAIVAAGPTAVPEEAT
- a CDS encoding phasin family protein, with protein sequence MQDAWRAYLELALGATETSRKKAEKVARKLVGKSGATAAQLTAMAEEMVTTSAANRAALTKLVRFEVDKALGRVGLATADEVAELNTRLRDLEVELRAERARADAAEKADQAAKTDQAAKTGQAAKATPAPAAEPVVAKRAPAKKTAPVSAAATPAKQAPPAKKAVAKKTAVKKTTPPSAAAIAEDLGSAEPIATPAKKTAAAPRKVAKKTPPKKAGGTA